One genomic segment of Caldimonas brevitalea includes these proteins:
- the purM gene encoding phosphoribosylformylglycinamidine cyclo-ligase, translating into MSNTPLSYRDAGVDIDAGDALVDRIKPLAKRTLREGVLGGIGGFGALFEVPKRYKEPVLVSGTDGVGTKLKLAFEWGRHDTVGIDLVAMSVNDVLVQGAEPLFFLDYFACGKLDVDTAARVVGGIARGCEESGCALIGGETAEMPGMYPPGEYDLAGFCVGAVEKSGIIDGRSIVPGDVVLGLASSGVHSNGYSLVRKIVERSGDALPETLDGQPFRDRVMAPTRLYVKPVLATLQAVRVKGMAHITGGGLVENIPRCLPAATKAVLDGTAWPRPELFSWLQREGGVLESEMHRTFNCGIGFVLIVAAEDAQRATEVLQAQGESVYRIGRIEPRQGDEHQTQVA; encoded by the coding sequence ATGTCCAACACTCCTTTGTCCTACCGCGATGCCGGCGTCGACATCGACGCCGGCGACGCCCTGGTCGACCGCATCAAGCCCCTCGCCAAGCGCACGCTGCGCGAAGGTGTGCTGGGCGGCATCGGCGGCTTCGGCGCCCTGTTCGAAGTGCCCAAGCGCTACAAGGAGCCGGTGCTGGTCAGCGGCACCGACGGTGTGGGCACCAAGCTGAAACTCGCGTTCGAATGGGGCCGGCACGACACGGTGGGCATCGACCTGGTGGCCATGAGCGTCAACGACGTGCTGGTGCAAGGCGCCGAGCCGCTGTTCTTCCTCGACTACTTCGCCTGCGGCAAACTCGACGTCGACACCGCGGCTCGCGTGGTGGGCGGCATCGCCCGCGGCTGCGAAGAATCGGGTTGCGCCTTGATCGGCGGCGAGACCGCCGAGATGCCCGGCATGTACCCTCCCGGTGAATACGACCTGGCCGGCTTCTGCGTCGGGGCCGTCGAGAAGAGCGGCATCATCGACGGGCGCAGCATCGTCCCCGGTGACGTCGTGCTGGGCCTCGCCTCCAGCGGCGTGCACTCCAATGGCTATTCGCTGGTGCGCAAGATCGTCGAACGCTCCGGCGACGCCCTGCCCGAGACGCTCGACGGCCAGCCCTTCCGCGACCGTGTGATGGCGCCCACCCGGCTCTACGTGAAGCCGGTGCTCGCGACGCTGCAGGCGGTGCGGGTCAAAGGCATGGCCCACATCACCGGCGGCGGTCTGGTCGAGAACATCCCGCGCTGCCTGCCGGCCGCGACCAAGGCGGTGCTCGATGGCACCGCTTGGCCGCGCCCCGAATTGTTCAGCTGGCTGCAACGCGAAGGCGGCGTGCTGGAGAGCGAGATGCACCGCACCTTCAACTGCGGCATCGGCTTCGTGCTGATCGTCGCCGCCGAGGATGCGCAACGTGCGACCGAGGTGCTGCAGGCCCAGGGCGAAAGCGTCTACCGCATCGGCCGGATCGAGCCGCGCCAGGGCGACGAGCACCAGACCCAGGTGGCCTGA
- a CDS encoding SirB1 family protein, with translation MHFAVPSAIEYFSSLVADDASFSLTEVALSLAQDEFPDLDMQAALAEIDALGERLARRLAADASPMQRLRMLNRYFFQELGFGGNVNDYYDPHNSCLNEVLRTRRGIPISLAILYIELAGQVGLTARGVSFPGHFLVKLKMPQGEVVMDPFSGASLSREELDERLDPYKRQQGLVGEFDVPLGLFLQSATPREVVARMLRNLKEIYRAREDWPHLLAIAQRLVILLPHALEERRDRGLAYAELGRRDEAISDLAAYVHQADEADDRLAMADRLEELRRTGPPRLH, from the coding sequence ATGCACTTCGCGGTCCCCTCCGCCATCGAGTATTTTTCTTCGCTCGTCGCCGACGATGCCAGCTTCTCGCTCACCGAGGTGGCCTTGTCGCTGGCGCAGGATGAGTTCCCCGACCTCGACATGCAGGCCGCCCTGGCCGAGATCGACGCTCTGGGCGAGCGGCTCGCCCGCCGGCTGGCGGCCGACGCTTCGCCGATGCAGCGTCTGCGCATGCTCAACCGCTACTTCTTCCAAGAGCTGGGCTTCGGCGGCAACGTCAACGACTACTACGACCCGCACAACAGCTGCCTCAACGAAGTGCTGCGCACGCGGCGCGGCATCCCGATTTCGCTTGCGATCCTGTACATCGAGCTGGCGGGTCAGGTCGGGCTGACGGCGCGCGGGGTGTCGTTCCCGGGCCACTTTCTCGTCAAGCTGAAGATGCCGCAAGGTGAGGTCGTGATGGACCCGTTTTCGGGTGCGTCACTGTCACGCGAAGAGCTGGACGAGCGGCTCGACCCCTACAAGCGCCAGCAGGGCCTGGTGGGCGAATTCGACGTGCCGCTCGGCTTGTTTTTGCAATCGGCCACGCCGCGCGAAGTGGTGGCCCGCATGCTGCGCAACCTGAAGGAGATCTACCGCGCGCGCGAAGACTGGCCGCACTTGCTGGCGATCGCGCAACGTCTGGTGATCTTGCTGCCGCACGCGCTGGAGGAGCGGCGCGATCGCGGCCTGGCCTATGCGGAGTTGGGCCGGCGCGACGAAGCGATCTCGGATCTGGCGGCCTACGTCCACCAGGCCGACGAAGCCGACGATCGCCTGGCAATGGCCGACCGCCTCGAAGAACTGCGACGCACCGGGCCGCCGCGGCTGCACTGA